A DNA window from Brassica napus cultivar Da-Ae chromosome C1, Da-Ae, whole genome shotgun sequence contains the following coding sequences:
- the LOC106376745 gene encoding phospholipid-transporting ATPase 3, translated as MVRSGNLSVDSSASHRRTPSRTVTLGHIQPQAPSYRTVYCNDRDSNMPVRFKGNSISTTKYNVFTFLPKGLFEQFRRIANIYFLGISCLSMTPISPVSPITNVAPLSMVLLVSLIKEAFEDWKRFQNDMSINNSTVEILQDQQWVPIPWRKLQVGDIVKIKKDAFFPADILFLSSTNPDGICYVETANLDGETNLKIRKALERTWDYLVPEKASEFRGEIQCEQPNNSLYTFTGNLVVQKQTLPLSPDQLLLRGCSLRNTEYIVGAVVFTGHETKVMMNAMNAPSKRSTLEKKLDKLIITIFCVLITMCLIGAIGCSIVTDREDLYLGLKKSDWEYRNRLAIGFFTFFTLITLFSSIIPISLYVSIEMIKFIQSTQFINRDLNMYHAETNTPASARTSNLNEELGQVEYIFSDKTGTLTRNLMEFFKCSIGGISYGCGVTEIERGIAQRNGLKVHEEERSTGAIREKGFNFDDPRLMRGAWRNEPNPDLCKELFRCLAICHTVLPEGDESPEKIVYQAASPDEAALVTAAKNFGFFFYRRTPTMVYVRESHVEKMGKVQDVAYEILNVLEFNSTRKRQSVVCRYPDGRLVLYCKGADNVIFERLADGMDDVRKVTREHLEHFGSSGLRTLCLAYRDLDPETYNSWNEKFIQAKSALRDREKKLDELAELIEKDLTLIGSTAIEDKLQEGVPNCIETLSRAGIKIWVLTGDKMETAINIAYACNLINNDMKQFIISSESDTIREAEERGDQVEIARVIKEEVKKELRKSLEEAQLYMHTVAGPKLALVIDGKCLMYALDPSLRVTLLSLSLNCTSVVCCRVSPLQKAQVTSLVRKGAKKITLSIGDGANDVSMIQAAHVGIGISGMEGMQAVMASDFAIAQFRFLTDLLLVHGRWSYLRICKVVMYFFYKNLTFTLTQFWFTFRTGFSGQRFYDDWFQSLYNVFFTALPVIVLGLFEKDVSASLSKRYPELYREGIRNSFFKWRVVAAWATSAVYQSLVCYLFVTTSSFGAINSSGKIFGLWDVSTLVFTCLVIAVNVRILLMSNSITRWHYITVGGSILAWLVFAFVYCGITTPRDRNENVYFVIYVLMSTFYFYFALLLVPIVSLLGDFIFQGVERWFFPYDYQIVQEIHRHESDASKADHLEIENELTPQEARSYAISQLPRELSKHTGFAFDSPGYESFFASQLGVYAPQKAWDVARRASMRSRPTVPKKK; from the exons ATGGTTCGATCGGGTAATTTAAGCGTCGATTCGTCGGCTAGCCATCGGCGGACGCCGTCTCGAACGGTGACGTTGGGTCATATACAGCCTCAGGCTCCGTCTTATCGAACCGTCTACTGCAATGATCGAGATTCCAATATGCCCGTCCGCTTCAAG GGTAATTCAATTTCTACAACAAAGTATAATGTTTTCACCTTTCTTCCCAAGGGTCTGTTTGAACAG TTTAGGCGCATAGCAAACATATACTTTCTTGGAATCTCCTGTCTATCAATGACACCTATAAG CCCTGTGAGTCCAATAACAAATGTAGCTCCGTTGTCAATGGTGCTTCTCGTCTCTCTTATTAAAGAGGCTTTCGAAGACTGG AAACGGTTTCAAAATGATATGTCCATAAATAATAGCACAGTGGAGATCTTACAAGACCAACAGTGGGTACCTATTCCTTGGCGAAAGTTGCAAGTTGGAGATATTGTCAAG ATAAAAAAAGATGCGTTTTTTCCAGCCGATATTCTTTTCCTGTCCAGCACTAATCCTGATGGTATCTGCTATGTTGAG ACTGCAAATCTGGATGgagaaacaaatttaaaaataagaaaggcCCTTGAAAGGACATGGGATTACTTGGTACCAGAGAAAGCCTCTGAGTTTAGAG GTGAAATTCAGTGTGAGCAACCGAACAATTCACTGTACACTTTCACCGGAAATCTTGTAGTACAAAAGCAGACGTTACCTCTCTCTCCCGACCAGCTTTTATTGCGT GGATGCAGTCTTAGAAACACAGAATACATAGTTGGAGCTGTTGTTTTTACTGGCCATGAGACGAAG GTGATGATGAATGCGATGAATGCTCCTTCCAAAAGAAGTACGCTGGAAAAGAAGCTTGACAAACTcattattacaatattttgtGTCCTTATCACAATGTGTCTAATTGGAGCTATAggctg TTCAATTGTGACGGATCGTGAGGACCTATACTTGGGTCTTAAGAAGTCAGATTGGGAATACCGTAACAGACTCGCG ATAGGGTTTTTCACCTTTTTCACTCTAATCACTTTGTTCTCATCAATTATACCAATCTCCCTTTATGTTTCTATAGAG ATGATCAAGTTTATCCAGTCGACTCAGTTTATCAACCGAGATCTCAATATGTATCATGCTGAAACAAATACCCCTGCCTCGGCCAGGACTTCCAATTTAAACGAGGAGCTTGGACAG GTGGAATACATATTTTCTGATAAAACTGGAACGCTGACAAGAAATTTGATGGAATTCTTTAAATGTTCAATTGGAGGAATAAGTTATGGATGTGGTGTCACTGAGATAGAAAGAGGAATCGCTCAGCGTAATGGCTTAAAAGTACACGAG GAAGAAAGGTCGACTGGTGCAATAAGAGAAAAGGGATTTAATTTTGATGATCCAAGGCTAATGCGGGGAGCTTGGCGAAATGAGCCTAATCCTGATCTTTGCAAG GAACTCTTTCGATGCCTAGCCATCTGTCATACAGTCCTTCCTGAAGGTGATGAGTCCCCTGAGAAGATCGTATATCAAGCTGCATCTCCAGATGAAGCTGCCCTAGTTACTGCCGCCAAGAATTTTGGTTTCTTCTTTTACAG GCGTACTCCAACTATGGTGTATGTTCGCGAGTCTCACGTGGAGAAGATGGGAAAGGTTCAAGATGTGGCCTATGAGATACTTAACGTTCTTGAGTTCAACAG TACAAGGAAGCGCCAGTCTGTTGTATGCCGTTACCCAGATGGAAGGCTTGTACTCTACTGTAAG GGTGCAGATAACGTAATCTTTGAGAGATTGGCCGATGGTATGGACGATGTTAGGAAAGTTACAAGAGAACATTTGGAACATTTTGGATCTTCTGGATTGCGTACCCTTTGCCTGGCCTATAGAGATTTAGACCCCGAAACCTATAATAGTTGGAATGAAAAATTCATCCAGGCCAAATCTGCATTGCGAGACCGTGAGAAGAAGTTAGATGAG TTAGCAGAACTTATCGAGAAGGATCTTACCCTCATCGGATCAACTGCAATAGAAGACAAACTTCAAGAAGGGGTGCCTAACTGCATAGAGACCTTATCAAGAGCTGGAATTAAGATCTGGGTGTTAACAGGGGACAAAATGGAAACGGCTATTAATATTGCTTATG CATGCAACTTGATCAACAATGATATGAAACAATTTATCATCAGTTCTGAATCGGATACAATCAGGGAAGCTGAAGAAAGG GGTGATCAAGTTGAGATTGCTCGTGTTATCAAAGAAGAAGTAAAGAAGGAGCTGAGAAAGAGCCTTGAAGAAGCTCAACTCTATATGCATACCGTAGCTGGACCAAAATTGGCTCTCGTTATTGATGGAAAGTGTTTAATGTATGCATTAGACCCGAGCTTACGCGTAACGCTGCTCAGCTTGAGCTTGAACTGTACGTCAGTTGTATGCTGTCGTGTTTCTCCGTTACAGAAAGCACAG GTGACAAGCTTGGTGAGAAAAGGCGCAAAGAAGATTACTCTTAGTATTGGTGATGGTGCCAACGATGTTAGCATGATTCAAGCAGCTCATGTTGGTATAGGAATAAGTGGGATGGAGGGTATGCAAGCTGTGATGGCTAGTGATTTTGCCATCGCTCAGTTCAGATTTCTTACTGATTTGCTTCTTGTCCATGGACGGTGGTCATATCTTAGAATCTGCAAG GTGGTCATGTATTTCTTCTACAAGAATCTGACCTTCACTTTGACTCAGTTTTGGTTCACATTTCGAACTGGATTTTCTGGTCAAAGGTTCTACGATGATTGGTTCCAGTCGTTGTATAACGTTTTTTTCACCGCTCTTCCTGTCATTGTCCTTGGGCTGTTTGAGAAG GATGTGAGTGCGTCCCTTTCGAAGAGATACCCAGAACTGTATAGAGAGGGAATACGTAACTCATTTTTCAAATGGAGAGTCGTAGCAGCATGGGCTACTTCTGCTGTGTATCAGTCTCTCGTCTGCTATCTCTTCGTGACCACCTCATCTTTTGGTGCTATAAATTCATCAGGAAAAATATTTGGTCTCTGGGATGTTAGCACACTAGTTTTCACATGTCTGGTGATTGCCGTGAACGTGCGCATTCTTTTGATGAGCAATTCCATTACAAGATGGCATTATATCACAGTCGGTGGGAGCATTCTTGCATGGCTCGTTTTTGCTTTCGTATACTGCGGGATTACGACACCACGTGATAGAAAT GAAAATGTCTACTTTGTCATATATGTGCTGATGAGTACATTCTATTTCTACTTCGCATTGCTGCTTGTTCCCATTGTTTCTCTTCTAGGCGATTTCATCTTCCAAGG GGTTGAGAGATGGTTCTTCCCATATGATTATCAGATCGTCCAAGAAATCCATAGGCACGAGTCGGATGCAAGCAAGGCGGATCACCTGGAGATAGAGAACGAGCTCACACCTCAAGAAGCGAGAAGCTATGCGATATCCCAATTGCCTAGGGAGCTCTCCAAGCACACTGGATTTGCATTTGATTCACCAGGTTATGAATCTTTCTTTGCGTCCCAGTTGGGTGTTTATGCGCCACAGAAGGCATGGGATGTGGCAAGGAGAGCCAGTATGAGGTCACGGCCTACAGTACCAAAGAAGAAGTAG